Within the Salinibacterium sp. TMP30 genome, the region AGCGGGGCAATGACTACCTCAGTGCCGGACGCGCCGCGGAAGCGGATCTGGATGAGGTGGCTCGCGAAATGACCCGCGAAGAACTTCTGGCCCGTGCCGCCGCCGGCACCGTGACAGTGCTGGATGTCCGTCCCCCGGAAGAGTACCGCGCGGCGCACATTCCCGGCGCTGTCTCGATCCCGTTGGAACAGCTTGCCGAGCGGATCAGCGAGTTGCCCCCCGGGCGTGAAATTGTCGCCTACTGCCGCGGCGCGTACTGCGTGCTCGCCTATGAGGCCGTGGACCTGCTGCGCAGGGGCGGCCGCCCGGCGCGCCGGATGGCCGAGGGCATGCTCGAATGGCGCCTGGCGGAACTGCCGACCGATAAGAGCCTGGCCGCGGTCAAGCACTGATCAGCTCTCTTTGTCAGCGCCTTTAATGACGCGAACCATGGAA harbors:
- a CDS encoding metalloregulator ArsR/SmtB family transcription factor — encoded protein: MEDVVGDRAKKAALFDQFARVGKAMGNGKRLELIDLLSQGERSVENLAAAAGLGLSTASAHLQALKQAGLVITRKEGTRIYYDLAGDDILRLYDLVRTVARERVVEMEERGNDYLSAGRAAEADLDEVAREMTREELLARAAAGTVTVLDVRPPEEYRAAHIPGAVSIPLEQLAERISELPPGREIVAYCRGAYCVLAYEAVDLLRRGGRPARRMAEGMLEWRLAELPTDKSLAAVKH